A window of the Nocardia sp. NBC_01329 genome harbors these coding sequences:
- a CDS encoding TlyA family RNA methyltransferase, with protein sequence MARRARVDAELVRRGLARSREHAVELIGAGRVLINGTVAVKPATAVETGTPLLVKEQVDEVSWASRGAHKLLGALDAFEPQGLPVAGRRCLDAGASTGGFTDVLLSRDAREVVAVDVGYGQLVWRLRTDDRVHVHDRTNVRKLTAADIGGPVDLVVADLSFIALTLVLPALAECVVPGADLLPMVKPQFEVGKDRVGSGGVVRDPVLRAEAVCSVAAAAADLGLHTRGVVASPLPGPSGNVEYFLWLRRAETAGRSADEVEALVKRAVEEGPQ encoded by the coding sequence GTGGCCAGGCGGGCGCGGGTGGACGCGGAACTGGTCCGCCGCGGTCTGGCACGGTCACGCGAACACGCGGTGGAATTGATCGGTGCCGGGCGGGTGCTGATCAATGGCACTGTCGCGGTGAAACCGGCGACAGCGGTGGAGACCGGGACACCTCTGCTGGTCAAGGAGCAGGTCGACGAGGTCTCTTGGGCATCGCGAGGGGCACACAAACTGCTGGGTGCGTTGGATGCGTTCGAACCGCAGGGGCTGCCGGTCGCCGGGCGGAGGTGCTTGGACGCCGGGGCGTCGACCGGAGGCTTCACCGATGTGTTGCTCAGCCGGGACGCCCGTGAAGTGGTAGCGGTCGATGTCGGATACGGGCAGCTGGTGTGGCGGTTGCGTACCGACGACCGGGTGCACGTGCACGACCGCACCAATGTCCGGAAGTTGACCGCTGCCGATATCGGCGGGCCTGTCGATCTGGTGGTCGCCGATCTGTCCTTCATCGCCTTGACCCTGGTGCTGCCCGCGCTGGCCGAATGTGTGGTGCCCGGCGCTGATCTCTTGCCCATGGTGAAACCGCAGTTCGAGGTCGGCAAGGACCGAGTGGGCTCCGGTGGGGTGGTACGAGACCCGGTACTGCGCGCCGAAGCGGTGTGTTCGGTGGCCGCTGCGGCCGCGGACCTCGGCCTGCACACCCGGGGCGTGGTGGCGAGCCCGCTGCCCGGCCCGTCCGGCAATGTCGAATACTTTCTGTGGTTGCGCCGTGCGGAGACGGCGGGTAGGTCCGCCGACGAGGTGGAAGCGCTGGTTAAGCGGGCAGTCGAGGAGGGGCCGCAGTGA
- a CDS encoding NAD kinase, which produces MNTEVSRQREILLVSHPGRAEISETAHRVAKICAEAGIGLRVLADEAYSTRFDAEIEPVADPCGYPVQVVAHEPDAALGCEMVLALGGDGTLLRGAELARHVTVPVLGINLGRIGFLTEAEAENLDEALAQVVRRDYRVEERMTLDVNVRLDDEIIEHGWALNEASIENAARMGVLEVVLEVDGRPVSSYGCDGILIATPTGSTAYAFSAGGPVVWPELEALLVIPSNAHALFARPLVTSPDSRIAVESVATGHDAIVFLDGRRTLALPRGGRVEAVRGAEPVRWVRLDSAPFADRMVRKFELPVTGWRGRRRTEGTRADRDKN; this is translated from the coding sequence GTGAACACGGAGGTGTCCCGGCAGCGAGAGATCCTGCTGGTCTCCCATCCCGGCCGGGCCGAGATCAGTGAGACCGCGCATCGGGTCGCGAAGATCTGCGCGGAGGCCGGAATCGGTTTGCGCGTGCTGGCCGATGAGGCCTACAGCACTCGATTCGACGCCGAGATCGAGCCGGTTGCGGATCCCTGTGGATATCCGGTGCAGGTGGTCGCCCACGAACCCGACGCGGCGCTGGGCTGTGAGATGGTGCTGGCGCTCGGCGGCGACGGAACGCTGCTGCGGGGCGCGGAGCTGGCCCGGCACGTGACGGTCCCGGTGCTCGGTATAAACCTGGGGCGGATCGGCTTTCTCACCGAGGCCGAAGCGGAAAACCTGGACGAGGCGCTCGCGCAAGTCGTCCGCCGTGACTACCGCGTCGAGGAGCGGATGACTCTCGACGTCAACGTCCGCCTCGACGACGAGATCATCGAACACGGTTGGGCGTTGAACGAGGCCAGTATCGAGAACGCGGCCCGGATGGGTGTTCTCGAGGTGGTGCTCGAAGTGGACGGGCGACCGGTGTCCTCCTACGGGTGTGACGGAATTCTTATCGCTACCCCTACCGGTTCGACGGCGTATGCTTTCTCCGCAGGCGGGCCCGTGGTGTGGCCGGAACTGGAAGCGCTACTGGTGATTCCGAGCAACGCGCACGCCCTGTTCGCGCGACCCCTGGTGACCAGCCCGGATTCACGGATCGCGGTCGAATCCGTTGCCACCGGCCACGATGCGATAGTTTTCCTGGATGGCAGGCGCACCCTCGCACTGCCGCGGGGCGGCCGGGTCGAAGCGGTCCGGGGTGCCGAGCCGGTGCGGTGGGTGCGGCTGGACTCCGCGCCGTTCGCGGATCGGATGGTGCGCAAGTTCGAGCTGCCGGTCACGGGTTGGCGGGGCCGGCGGCGAACGGAGGGCACACGTGCTGACAGAGATAAGAATTGA
- a CDS encoding NUDIX hydrolase, with amino-acid sequence MNPAPGSHDFATVDSRLVYSGAILALRVDRVEMPDGRIAEREVVEHHGAVAVVAVDDDGRVVLIRQYRHPLGERLLELPAGLIDIAGEDPLSAARRELAEETGLAARDWSVLVDVALSPGFTDEALRVYLARGLSETERPAPEHEEADLELVRMPVAEAVRAALAGTIVNATAVAGLLALSAAEAADVPLRPADAPWPGQPDALLRRQAAQRNTD; translated from the coding sequence GTGAACCCGGCACCCGGTAGTCACGACTTCGCGACTGTCGACAGCCGGCTCGTGTACTCGGGTGCGATTCTGGCGCTGCGGGTGGACCGGGTGGAGATGCCCGACGGGCGGATCGCGGAACGCGAAGTGGTCGAGCACCACGGCGCGGTCGCGGTGGTCGCGGTCGACGACGACGGCCGGGTGGTCCTGATCCGCCAGTACCGTCATCCGCTCGGGGAGCGGCTGCTCGAACTTCCCGCGGGGCTGATCGATATCGCCGGTGAGGATCCGCTGTCGGCCGCCCGACGCGAACTCGCCGAGGAAACCGGGCTGGCCGCCCGGGACTGGTCGGTGCTGGTGGATGTGGCGCTGTCGCCGGGTTTCACCGACGAGGCGCTGCGGGTGTATCTGGCGCGCGGGCTCTCCGAGACCGAGCGACCGGCGCCCGAACACGAGGAAGCCGATCTGGAACTGGTGCGTATGCCGGTCGCCGAGGCCGTCCGCGCGGCACTCGCCGGCACGATCGTGAATGCAACAGCGGTGGCCGGACTGCTGGCGCTGAGCGCGGCCGAGGCGGCGGATGTGCCGCTGCGGCCGGCCGACGCGCCGTGGCCGGGTCAGCCGGACGCACTGCTCCGCCGCCAGGCCGCGCAGCGGAACACGGACTGA
- a CDS encoding GyrI-like domain-containing protein, giving the protein MTVDPIDRTADPELLEVAETITAVVRGRITPDQAVSFFDSSFGLLPPALAGQGAVITGPALSLWKTESGPSTDLEVGFPVDRRIAPDGEVVPAHLPAGLIARVVHEGSFDTLGVTWDRLRTWITDEGLTPAAERWEVYLTEPNPQMDPADLRTELNWTIAQS; this is encoded by the coding sequence GTGACCGTAGACCCGATCGATCGCACAGCCGACCCCGAACTGCTGGAGGTCGCCGAAACGATCACTGCCGTGGTCCGCGGCCGGATCACGCCGGATCAGGCCGTCTCGTTCTTCGACTCCTCGTTCGGCCTGCTGCCGCCGGCCCTCGCCGGCCAGGGGGCTGTGATCACCGGACCGGCTCTGTCTCTGTGGAAGACCGAATCCGGACCGTCCACAGACCTCGAGGTGGGTTTCCCGGTGGACCGCCGGATTGCACCCGACGGGGAGGTCGTCCCCGCTCATCTCCCGGCGGGCCTGATCGCCCGAGTCGTGCACGAGGGCAGTTTCGACACCCTCGGTGTCACCTGGGATCGTCTGCGCACCTGGATCACCGACGAGGGCCTGACCCCGGCGGCCGAGCGCTGGGAGGTCTATCTGACCGAACCGAATCCGCAGATGGACCCGGCCGATCTGCGGACCGAACTCAACTGGACGATCGCGCAATCCTGA
- a CDS encoding HAD-IIA family hydrolase yields MPRLRDRYEALLLDLDGTLYRGPAVIDGAPEALAGGTQRLVYVTNNASRSATTVAAHLAELGYPAAEADVVTSAQAASRLLAERVVPGSEVLVVGSDDLAAEVESAGLKPVRRATGTVMAVVQGHSPQTAWPDLAEASYAVRAGAVWVAANTDRTLPDERGLAPGNGAMVAALRAATDREPVVAGKPYPPLLEDALARAGTRAALVVGDRLDTDISGAQNVALDSLLVLTGVSTVDDLAGLPEAELPTYIADSLDALGQPPVPGRIDLSAVRAELRAHPGRALTVRAPRSEIR; encoded by the coding sequence ATGCCGCGGTTGCGGGACAGGTACGAGGCGCTGCTGCTGGATCTGGACGGGACCCTGTACCGGGGGCCCGCGGTGATCGACGGTGCGCCCGAGGCGCTGGCCGGCGGGACGCAGCGGCTGGTCTACGTCACCAACAACGCGAGCCGGTCGGCCACCACTGTGGCGGCCCATCTGGCCGAGTTGGGATACCCGGCGGCGGAGGCGGATGTGGTGACCAGTGCGCAGGCGGCGAGCCGGCTGCTGGCCGAACGCGTGGTGCCCGGCTCCGAGGTTCTGGTCGTCGGGTCCGACGACCTCGCGGCTGAGGTCGAATCGGCGGGTTTGAAACCGGTGCGTCGTGCGACGGGGACGGTGATGGCGGTCGTCCAGGGACATTCGCCCCAGACGGCCTGGCCGGATCTGGCGGAGGCCTCGTACGCGGTACGGGCGGGCGCAGTGTGGGTTGCGGCCAACACCGACAGGACGCTGCCCGACGAGCGTGGTCTCGCGCCCGGTAACGGAGCGATGGTCGCGGCGCTGCGAGCGGCCACGGATCGGGAACCGGTGGTGGCGGGCAAACCTTATCCGCCGCTGCTCGAGGACGCATTGGCCCGGGCCGGGACCCGCGCGGCCCTGGTTGTCGGCGACCGGCTCGATACCGATATCTCCGGTGCGCAGAATGTGGCGCTGGATTCGCTGTTGGTACTGACCGGTGTCAGCACCGTCGACGATCTCGCCGGTCTGCCCGAGGCGGAGTTGCCCACCTATATCGCCGACAGCCTGGACGCGCTCGGTCAGCCGCCGGTGCCCGGTCGTATCGACCTGTCCGCGGTGCGCGCGGAACTGCGGGCACACCCCGGGCGGGCGCTGACGGTACGCGCGCCACGTTCGGAAATCCGATAG
- a CDS encoding SRPBCC family protein — protein sequence MASTTVDTVIAAPRATVYRLFADRESIDPFLAVNVTLVKPGTTEREGVGAQHKIGIGPVGVVEEITALVPNERMEYKIVKGAPVKSHIGVITFADTDNGTRVSYTMTSDPSLPVPAKILEIGLKGLINQFISAAHKAVN from the coding sequence ATGGCCAGCACCACCGTCGATACCGTGATCGCCGCCCCGCGCGCGACCGTGTACCGGCTGTTCGCCGACCGCGAGAGCATCGACCCGTTCCTTGCGGTGAACGTGACGCTCGTCAAACCGGGCACCACCGAACGAGAAGGCGTCGGCGCCCAGCACAAGATCGGTATCGGTCCGGTCGGGGTGGTCGAGGAGATCACCGCGCTGGTCCCGAACGAACGTATGGAGTACAAGATCGTCAAGGGCGCCCCGGTGAAAAGCCATATCGGCGTCATCACCTTCGCCGACACGGACAACGGCACCCGCGTCTCCTACACGATGACCTCGGACCCCTCGCTGCCTGTTCCGGCCAAGATCCTGGAGATCGGTCTCAAGGGCCTGATCAACCAGTTCATCTCCGCCGCGCACAAGGCCGTCAACTGA
- the recN gene encoding DNA repair protein RecN, which produces MLTEIRIDGLGVISTATAQFHEGLTVLTGETGAGKTMVVTSLHLLSGARADAGRVRLGANRAVVEGRFTLDELNDAARGDSEQVLESAAAVADDDGTVIAIRTVGSDGRSRAHLGGRGVPASVLADFTAPMLTVHGQNDQLRLQRPEQQLHALDQFADATVGSLLRDYVEHRRAWLDARTSLLERTARGREMAAEAERLTQSLAEIDAVAPEPEEDERLLAEIRRLSDLDSLRDAAATAHEALAGPVDNSGEGGGALDALGIARSRVEGAEDPALAVLSPRLAEAIAVVVDLTTELSGYLSDLPSDPGALESMLSRQAELKSLTRKYAPDINGVIAWAGEARTRLESLDVSEETLAALTAEVSAGADRVRAAAVKLSAARAAAAVALGAAVTEELSGLAMGKARLEVEVRPLPAGAQDSAPLLVDGTELHAGPAGVDEVEFRLAAHSGAQSLPLSKSASGGELSRVMLALEVVLAGAEHGATMVFDEVDAGVGGRAAVEIGRRLARLARTHQVIVVTHLAQVAAFADTHLVVDKSDDGDGAVNSGVRALTQDERIVELARMLAGLDDTETGRAHAWELLNTARAERMAAY; this is translated from the coding sequence GTGCTGACAGAGATAAGAATTGACGGACTGGGCGTCATCTCGACGGCCACCGCGCAATTCCACGAAGGGCTGACTGTGCTCACCGGGGAAACCGGGGCGGGCAAGACAATGGTGGTCACCAGTCTGCACCTGCTGAGCGGTGCACGCGCCGATGCCGGGCGAGTCCGGCTCGGGGCGAATCGCGCGGTGGTAGAGGGTAGGTTCACCCTCGACGAGCTGAACGACGCTGCGCGCGGCGATTCCGAGCAGGTACTGGAATCGGCAGCCGCTGTCGCCGACGACGACGGGACGGTGATCGCGATCCGAACCGTCGGCAGCGACGGTCGTTCCCGGGCGCATCTGGGCGGTCGTGGCGTACCGGCGTCGGTGCTGGCCGATTTCACCGCACCCATGCTCACCGTGCACGGTCAGAACGACCAATTGCGATTACAGCGGCCCGAGCAGCAGTTGCACGCGCTGGACCAGTTCGCCGACGCGACGGTGGGGTCGCTGCTGCGCGACTATGTCGAACACCGCCGCGCTTGGCTGGACGCCCGGACATCGCTGCTGGAACGGACCGCACGCGGCCGGGAGATGGCGGCCGAAGCCGAACGGCTCACCCAGTCTCTGGCCGAAATCGATGCTGTCGCACCGGAGCCGGAGGAAGACGAGCGGTTGCTCGCCGAGATCCGGCGGCTCAGTGATCTGGATTCGCTGCGGGACGCGGCGGCTACCGCGCACGAGGCGCTGGCGGGGCCGGTCGACAACTCCGGTGAAGGGGGCGGTGCGCTGGATGCGCTGGGTATCGCGCGGTCTCGGGTGGAGGGCGCCGAGGATCCGGCTCTCGCCGTGCTGTCGCCTCGCTTAGCGGAGGCGATCGCGGTGGTGGTCGACCTGACAACCGAACTGAGCGGGTATCTATCGGATCTGCCGTCGGACCCGGGCGCGCTGGAATCCATGCTGTCGCGGCAGGCCGAATTGAAGTCGCTGACCCGAAAATACGCGCCCGATATCAATGGTGTGATCGCATGGGCGGGGGAGGCGCGAACTCGGCTGGAGTCGCTCGACGTTTCGGAGGAGACCCTGGCGGCGTTGACCGCCGAGGTGTCGGCGGGCGCCGACCGGGTGCGGGCGGCCGCGGTGAAACTGTCGGCGGCCCGGGCCGCGGCGGCGGTTGCGCTCGGGGCGGCGGTTACCGAGGAATTGAGCGGGCTCGCGATGGGCAAGGCGCGGCTCGAGGTCGAAGTGCGGCCACTGCCGGCCGGGGCGCAGGACTCGGCGCCGCTGCTGGTCGACGGCACCGAACTGCACGCGGGGCCCGCGGGAGTGGACGAGGTCGAGTTCCGGCTGGCAGCGCATTCCGGTGCGCAGTCGCTGCCGTTGAGCAAGAGTGCCTCCGGCGGCGAGCTCTCCCGGGTGATGCTGGCCCTGGAGGTGGTGCTGGCGGGCGCCGAACACGGGGCGACGATGGTCTTCGACGAGGTCGACGCCGGTGTCGGTGGTCGGGCGGCGGTCGAGATCGGTCGCCGACTGGCCCGGCTCGCACGCACCCACCAGGTGATCGTGGTGACGCATCTGGCGCAGGTGGCGGCGTTCGCCGACACCCATCTGGTGGTGGACAAATCCGATGACGGCGACGGTGCTGTGAATTCGGGGGTCCGGGCCCTCACTCAGGACGAGCGGATCGTCGAGCTGGCCCGCATGCTGGCCGGGCTCGACGATACCGAGACCGGCCGCGCGCACGCGTGGGAACTCCTGAACACCGCGCGTGCCGAGCGGATGGCGGCCTACTGA
- a CDS encoding CTP synthase, whose product MGHTRIQARAATKHIFVSGGVASSLGKGLTASSLGQLLTARGLRVTMQKLDPYLNVDPGTMNPFQHGEVFVTEDGAETDLDVGHYERFLDRDLSRDANVTTGQVYSSVIAKERRGEYLGDTVQVIPHITDEIKARILAMRGPDLQGHEPDVVITEIGGTVGDIESQPFLEAARQIRHDVGRDNVFFLHVSLVPYLAPSGELKTKPTQHSVAALRSIGIQPDALILRCDREVPAGLKNKIALMCDVEVDACISTPDAPSIYDIPKVLHREALDAYVVRKLGLPFRDVDWTIWGDLLDRVHAPRETVEVALVGKYVDLPDAYLSVTEALRAGGFAHRAKVKLRWVQSDDCETAAGAQAALRDVDAVLIPGGFGIRGIEGKVGAIHHARTRGLPLLGLCLGLQCMVIEAARSVGLTDANSAEFEPETEHPVISTMADQEQAVAGEADLGGTMRLGAYPAVLEKGSVVARAYHATEVSERHRHRYEVNNAYRDKIATSGLRFSGTSPDGHLVEFVEMPAEIHPFFVGTQAHPELKSRPTRPHPLFAELIAAALRYKLAERLPVDIPGEQELAGTSERVS is encoded by the coding sequence GTGGGTCATACACGGATTCAGGCGCGGGCAGCCACCAAACATATCTTCGTCAGCGGTGGCGTCGCCTCCTCACTCGGTAAGGGTCTCACCGCCTCCAGTCTCGGTCAGTTGCTGACCGCGCGGGGGCTACGGGTCACCATGCAGAAACTCGATCCCTATCTGAACGTCGATCCCGGCACCATGAATCCGTTCCAGCACGGAGAAGTGTTCGTGACCGAGGACGGGGCCGAGACCGACCTCGATGTGGGGCACTACGAACGATTCCTGGACCGGGATCTCTCGCGGGACGCAAACGTCACCACCGGTCAGGTGTACTCGTCGGTGATCGCCAAGGAACGGCGCGGCGAGTACCTCGGCGACACCGTGCAGGTCATCCCGCACATCACCGATGAGATCAAGGCGCGAATCCTGGCCATGCGCGGTCCCGACCTGCAGGGACACGAGCCGGATGTGGTGATCACCGAGATCGGCGGCACGGTCGGCGATATCGAATCTCAGCCGTTCCTCGAAGCGGCCCGCCAGATCCGCCACGATGTCGGCCGCGACAACGTCTTCTTCCTGCATGTCTCGCTGGTTCCGTATCTGGCGCCCTCGGGGGAACTCAAGACCAAACCCACCCAGCATTCGGTGGCCGCGCTGCGCAGTATCGGTATCCAGCCCGACGCGCTGATCCTGCGCTGTGATCGTGAAGTTCCGGCCGGTCTGAAGAACAAGATCGCGCTGATGTGTGACGTGGAGGTCGATGCCTGCATCTCCACCCCGGACGCGCCGTCGATCTACGACATTCCCAAAGTGCTGCACCGTGAAGCCCTCGACGCCTATGTGGTGCGCAAACTCGGGCTGCCTTTCCGGGACGTGGACTGGACGATCTGGGGCGATCTGCTCGACCGCGTGCACGCACCGCGGGAGACAGTGGAGGTCGCGCTGGTCGGGAAATACGTGGACCTTCCCGACGCCTACCTCTCGGTCACCGAGGCGCTGCGCGCCGGAGGCTTCGCCCACCGAGCCAAGGTGAAACTGCGCTGGGTGCAGTCCGACGACTGCGAGACCGCTGCCGGGGCGCAGGCTGCCCTGCGCGATGTGGACGCGGTTCTCATCCCCGGTGGATTCGGGATACGCGGGATCGAGGGCAAGGTCGGGGCCATCCACCATGCCCGCACCCGCGGCCTGCCGCTGCTCGGGCTGTGCCTGGGATTGCAGTGCATGGTCATCGAGGCCGCGCGCTCGGTGGGTCTCACCGACGCCAACTCGGCCGAGTTCGAACCCGAGACCGAGCATCCGGTGATCTCCACCATGGCCGATCAGGAACAAGCTGTGGCCGGGGAGGCCGATCTGGGCGGCACCATGCGGCTCGGCGCCTATCCGGCCGTGCTGGAGAAGGGCTCCGTGGTGGCCCGGGCCTACCACGCCACCGAGGTCTCCGAACGGCACCGGCACCGGTACGAAGTGAACAACGCCTACCGCGACAAGATCGCCACCAGCGGATTGCGGTTCAGCGGTACGTCCCCCGACGGGCATCTGGTGGAGTTCGTCGAAATGCCCGCCGAAATTCATCCCTTCTTCGTCGGCACCCAGGCCCATCCCGAACTCAAGAGCCGCCCGACCCGGCCGCATCCGCTGTTCGCCGAACTCATCGCCGCCGCCCTGCGGTACAAACTGGCCGAGCGGCTGCCGGTCGATATCCCGGGTGAGCAGGAACTGGCCGGTACCTCCGAGCGGGTGTCGTGA
- a CDS encoding site-specific tyrosine recombinase XerD, producing MREVDIFLDHLAVERGAARSTLSAYRRDLVRYREFLSDRGVTDLGSVAETDISEFAVALRAGGERHPPLAPSSVARALIAVRGLHRFAAAEGLTSADVAHAVKPPTVGQRLPKALPVEQVLRLLDAADAGAGTGGEAAARGLRDRALLELLYSTGARISETVGLDIDDLDLGDRAVVLRGKGGKQRIVPVGRPASAAVDAYLVRGRPVLAARARAGRYTPGAAAALFLNVRGGRLSRQGAWQVLQRAAEYAGITAAVSPHTLRHSFATHLLDGGADVRVVQELLGHASVTTTQIYTLVTVGTLREVWATAHPRAR from the coding sequence GTGCGGGAGGTCGATATCTTCCTGGACCATCTGGCAGTGGAGCGGGGTGCCGCACGCAGCACCCTCTCCGCATACCGGCGGGACCTGGTTCGCTACCGGGAGTTTCTGAGCGACCGCGGCGTCACCGACCTCGGGTCCGTCGCCGAAACCGATATCTCCGAGTTCGCGGTCGCGCTGCGCGCCGGTGGGGAGCGGCATCCGCCGCTGGCGCCGAGCTCGGTGGCGCGGGCATTGATCGCGGTGCGGGGGCTACATCGTTTCGCGGCCGCCGAAGGTCTGACGAGCGCCGATGTCGCGCACGCGGTGAAGCCGCCGACGGTCGGCCAGCGGCTGCCGAAGGCTCTACCGGTCGAGCAGGTACTGCGGTTGCTGGACGCGGCCGATGCCGGTGCCGGAACCGGAGGGGAAGCCGCCGCCCGCGGATTGCGCGACCGGGCACTGCTGGAACTGCTCTACTCGACCGGCGCCCGGATCTCGGAAACGGTCGGCCTCGATATCGACGACCTCGACCTGGGCGACCGGGCGGTCGTACTACGCGGCAAGGGCGGCAAACAGCGGATCGTTCCCGTCGGGCGGCCCGCATCGGCCGCAGTGGACGCGTACCTGGTGCGCGGCCGCCCGGTTCTCGCGGCCCGGGCGCGCGCCGGGCGCTATACCCCCGGCGCCGCGGCCGCGCTGTTCCTGAATGTCCGCGGTGGTCGGCTGTCCCGCCAGGGCGCCTGGCAGGTCCTGCAACGAGCGGCCGAATACGCCGGGATCACCGCCGCAGTGTCGCCGCACACCCTGCGGCATTCGTTCGCCACCCATCTGCTCGACGGCGGCGCAGACGTCCGGGTCGTGCAGGAACTCCTCGGTCATGCTTCGGTGACCACCACGCAGATCTACACCCTGGTCACGGTGGGGACGTTGCGCGAAGTCTGGGCGACGGCCCACCCGCGCGCGAGGTAG
- the steA gene encoding putative cytokinetic ring protein SteA produces the protein MRMLALLSKNSETLPGRTGTARVDRDTRRLLDRLEPGDIAVLDEMDLDQVTADRLLAAGVAAVVNTSPSISGRYPNPGPELLVAGGVLLLDTVSSDAFGRIKDGAKVRIDNGVVYADRLTRRGSEVLVECLELDESGVAERLSEARIGLASHLESFAVDALEFIRAESSLLMDGIGVPAPGLDLNGRQVVVVGDGPGHAEDLRKLKPFIKEYAPVIIGVGQGAEAVRGAGYRLDLIVANPDELTAKTLTGSAELIVPAETDGYAEGLDRVKELGIGAITFPCSGTPADLALLLAHHHGAALIVTAGAAASLEEFFDRGRRESNPATFLTRLKVGGTIMDATAVATLYRSRVSGAMTAMLVLAALVVLIVAVLAAGHGSEVFTLAQDWLHRADLWGREMLNRPQ, from the coding sequence ATGAGGATGCTGGCGCTGCTGTCGAAGAATTCCGAGACGCTGCCCGGCCGGACCGGCACCGCCCGGGTCGACCGCGATACCCGGCGGCTACTCGACCGGTTGGAGCCGGGCGATATCGCGGTTCTCGACGAAATGGATCTGGACCAGGTCACCGCCGACCGGCTGCTCGCGGCCGGGGTGGCGGCGGTGGTGAACACCTCACCGTCGATCTCCGGCCGCTATCCCAACCCGGGACCCGAACTCCTGGTGGCCGGCGGTGTACTACTCCTGGACACGGTCAGCTCCGATGCCTTCGGTCGTATCAAGGACGGCGCGAAGGTGCGGATCGACAACGGCGTGGTCTACGCGGACCGCCTCACCCGCCGGGGATCGGAAGTCCTGGTGGAATGCCTCGAACTCGACGAGAGCGGTGTGGCCGAACGGCTGTCGGAGGCGCGTATCGGGCTCGCAAGCCATCTCGAATCGTTCGCCGTCGACGCCCTGGAATTCATCCGCGCCGAATCATCGCTGCTCATGGACGGTATCGGCGTGCCCGCTCCGGGTCTGGATCTGAACGGCCGTCAGGTTGTCGTGGTCGGCGACGGGCCCGGCCACGCCGAGGACCTGAGGAAACTCAAACCCTTCATCAAGGAGTACGCCCCGGTCATCATCGGGGTGGGGCAGGGCGCGGAAGCGGTGCGCGGCGCCGGCTACCGTCTGGATCTGATCGTCGCCAATCCCGACGAACTCACTGCCAAAACCCTCACCGGTAGCGCCGAGCTGATCGTTCCGGCGGAAACCGACGGTTACGCCGAAGGGCTGGACCGGGTCAAAGAGCTGGGGATCGGCGCGATCACCTTTCCGTGTTCCGGGACGCCCGCGGATCTGGCCTTGTTGCTGGCGCACCATCACGGTGCCGCGCTCATCGTCACCGCGGGGGCGGCTGCATCGTTGGAGGAGTTTTTCGATCGCGGCCGGCGGGAGAGCAATCCCGCGACCTTTCTCACACGTCTCAAGGTCGGTGGCACGATCATGGATGCCACTGCGGTGGCCACGCTGTACCGGAGCCGGGTCTCCGGCGCGATGACGGCGATGCTGGTCCTGGCGGCGCTGGTCGTACTGATCGTGGCGGTGCTGGCCGCCGGGCACGGAAGCGAAGTGTTCACCCTCGCGCAGGACTGGTTGCATCGGGCGGATCTCTGGGGGCGGGAGATGCTGAACCGGCCGCAGTAG